In one Rattus rattus isolate New Zealand chromosome 16, Rrattus_CSIRO_v1, whole genome shotgun sequence genomic region, the following are encoded:
- the Ints1 gene encoding integrator complex subunit 1, whose protein sequence is MTERASDSRRLLPGDGASSRGARAAGRMNRAKPTTVRRPSAAAKPSGHPPPGDFIALGSKGQANESKTASTLLKPAPSGLPSERKRDASASLSGASALTGLTKRPKLSSTPPLSALGRLAEAAVAEKRAISPSIKEPSVVPIEVLPTVLLDEIEAAELEGNDDRIEGVLCGAVKQLKVTRAKPDSTLYLSLMYLAKIKPNIFATEGVIEALCSLLRRDASVNFKAKGNSLVSVLACNLLMAAYEEDENWPEIFVKVYIEDSLGERIWVDSPHCRTFVDNIQTAFNTKMPPKSVLLQGEGARSGGELGAGSSPHPSLTEEEDSQTELLIAEEKLSPEQEGQLMPRYDELTESVEEYVLDMLRDQLNRRQPIDNVSRNLLRLLTATCGYKEVRLLAVQRLEMWLQNPKLTRPAQDLLMSVCMNCNSHGSEDMDVISHLIKIRLKPKVLLNHYMLCIRELLNAHKDNLGTTIKFVIFNELSNARNPNNMQILYTVLQHSSELAPKFLAMVFQDLLTNKDDYLRASRALLREIIKQTKHEINFQAFCLGLMQERKEPQYLEMEFKERFVVHITDVLAVSMMLGITAQVKEAGVAWDKGEKRNLEVLRTFQNQIAAIQRDAVWWLHTVVPSISKLAPKDYVHCLHKVLFTEQPETYYKWDNWPPESDRNFFLRLCSEVPILEDTLMRILVIGLSRELPLGPADAMELADHLVKRAAAVQADDVEVLKVERIQLIDAVLNLCTYHHPENIQLPPGYQPPNLAISTLYWKAWPLLLVVAAFNPENIGLAAWEEYPTLKMLMEMVMTNNYSYPPCTLTDEETRTEMINRELQISQREKQEILAFEGHLAAASTKQTITESSSLLLSQLTSLDPQGPPRRPPPHILDQVKALNQSLRLGHLLCRSRNPDFLLHIIQRQASSQSMPWLADLVQSSEGSLDVLPVQCLCEFLLHDAADATASGEEDDEGESREQKAKKRQRQQKQRQLLGRLQDLLLGPKADEQTTCEVLDYFLRRLGSSQVASRVLAMKGLSLVLSEGGLRDKEEKEPPMEEDVGEADALQGYQWLLRDLPRLPLFDSVRTTTALALQQAIHMETDPQTISAYLIYLSQHTPVEEQGPHSDLALDVARLVVERSTIMAHLFSKPSCSTASDAVLSALLSVFSRYVRRMRKSKEGEEVYSWSESQDQVFLRWTSGETATMHILVVHAMVILLTLGPPRSGDSEFSELLDIWFPEKKPLPTAFLVDTSEEALLLPDWLKLRMIRSEVPRLVDAALQDLEPQQLLLFVQSFGIPVSSMSKLLQYLDQAVAQDPQTLEQNIMDKNYMAHLVEVQHERGASGGQTFHSLLTASLPPRRDSTEAPKPESSPEPPPGQGRTRAGTQVPVLGPEDDLAGIFLQIFPLSPDPRWQSSSPRPLALALQQALGQELARVRQGNPEVPGITVRLLQAMATLLSSPHGGTLALAMHHSHFLSCPLMRQLCQYQRAVPQDTGFSSLFLKVLMQILQWLDSPAVEDGPLQAQLKLFATRYSARRRISDVRSGLLHLAEALSFHRDLEVANSTARAVIATLRSGEKCTVEPELISKVLRGLIEVRSPHFEELLTALFSATAETCPSPASGPIVVVSSLLLQERDEPLGPSTQDAEGASTEAMRLGPASGLLVDWLETLDPEVVCSCPDLQWKLLFSRRKGKGHISAQVLSFRPYLLALLTHQASWSTLHRCTRVLLSKSREQRLDPSASLDFLWACIHVPRIWQGRDQRTPQKRREELVLHVQGPELLSLVELILSEAETRSQDGDSAARTLIQTRLPLLLSCCRSNDESIGKVTEHLTSCIQQWGDSVLGQRCRDLLLQLYLQRPEVRVPVPEVLLQSEGATSSSICKLDGLIHRFITLLADTNDSRSSESRVADANMACRKLAVAHPILLLRHLPMIAALLHGRTHLNFQEFRQQNHLAFYLHVLGILELLQPRVFQSEHQGALWDCLRSFIRLLLNYRKSSRQLAPFISKFVQFIHKYVACSAPAAVAFLQKHAEPLHDLSFDNSDLVMLKSLLAGLSLPSRDGRADQGLDEEGEDERSAGSLPLVSVSLSTPLTVADVAPHMKRLSRGQAVEDVLETLSDIDEMSRRRPEVLGFFSTNLQRLMSSAEESCRNLAFSLALRSIQNNPSIAADFLPTFMYCLGSRDFEVVQTALRNLPEYTLLCQEHAAVLLHRAFLVGMYGQIDTSAQISEALKILHMEAVM, encoded by the exons ATGACTGAGCGAGCGAGTGACTCCCGCCGCCTCCTCCCAGGTGACGGCGCTTCGTCGAGGGGCGCCCGGGCCGCGGGCAGGATGAATCGAGCCAAGCCCACCACCGTACGGAGGCCCAGCGCGGCCGCCAAGCCCTCAG gGCACCCTCCCCCAGGAGACTTTATTGCTCTGGGGTCCAAGGGTCAAGCCAATGAATCAAAGACAGCGTCCACCCTGCTGAAGCCAGCCCCTTCTGGACTACCCTCAGAGCGCAAGAGAGATGCGTCAGCTTCTCTGTCTGGGGCCTCCGCGCTGACTGGCCTCACTAAGCGCCCCAAACTGTCCTCCACTCCCCCATTGAGTGCCCTGGGTCGTCTGGCTGAGGCCGCAGTTGCAGAAAAGCGAGCTATTTCTCCATCAATTAAGGAGCCATCTGTGGTGCCCATTGAAG TTCTGCCCACAGTACTGCTGGACGAGATCGAAGCTGCCGAGCTGGAGGGCAATGACGACAGGATCGAGGGAGTGCTGTGCGGGGCCGTAAAGCAGCTGAAGGTGACGAGGGCCAAGCCCGACAGCACACTCTACCTGAGCCTCATGTACCTGGCCAAGATCAAACCCAACATCTTTGCCACAGAGGGTGTCATCGAG GCCCTGTGCAGCCTCTTGCGGAGGGACGCCTCTGTCAACTTCAAGGCCAAAGGGAACAGCCTAGTGTCTGTGCTGGCCTGCAACCTTCTCATGGCCGCGTACGAGGAGGACGAGAACTGGCCCGAGATCTTCGTGAAG GTATACATCGAAGACTCGCTGGGTGAGCGGATCTGGGTGGACAGCCCTCACTGCCGCACCTTCGTGGATAATATCCAGACCGCCTTCAACACTAAGATGCCGCCAAAGAGCGTCCtgctgcagggggagggggcacgTAGTGGTGGCGAGCTTGGTGCAG GCAGCAGCCCCCACCCGTCACTCACAGAAGAGGAGGACAGTCAAACGGAGCTGCTGATCGCCGAGGAGAAGCTGAGCCCTGAGCAAGAGGGGCAGCTCATGCCAAG GTAcgatgaactcacagagagcgtGGAAGAGTATGTCCTGGACATGCTCCGTGACCAGCTGAACCGGCGCCAGCCCATCGACAACGTGTCCAGGAACCTCCTGCGGCTGCTCACAGCCACCTGCGGCTACAAGGAGGTGCGGTTGTTGGCCGTGCAGCGGCTGGAGATGTGGCTGCAGAACCCCAAG TTGACCAGGCCAGCGCAGGACCTGCTGATGTCTGTGTGCATGAACTGCAACTCGCATGGCTCGGAAGACATGGATGTCATCTCGCACCTGATCAAGATCCGCCTCAAACCCAAGGTGCTCCTCAACCACTATATGCTCTGTATCAG GGAGCTGCTCAATGCGCACAAGGACAACCTGGGTACCACCATCAAGTTCGTGATCTTCAACGAGCTCTCCAATGCTCGGAACCCCAACAACATGCAGATTCTGTACACCGTGCTGCAGCACAGCTCCGAGCTGGCGCCCAAG TTCCTAGCCATGGTGTTCCAGGATCTGCTGACCAACAAGGATGACTACCTCCGTGCCTCCAGGGCCCTGCTGCGTGAGATCATCAAGCAGACCAAGCACGAGATCAACTTCCAGGCTTTCTGCCTAGGGCTCATGCAGGAGCGCAAGGAGCCACAGTACCTAGAGATGGAATTTAAG GAGCGGTTTGTGGTTCACATCACGGACGTGTTGGCTGTGTCCATGATGCTGGGCATTACAGCCCAGGTGAAGGAGGCTGGAGTCGCCTGggacaaaggagagaagagaa ACCTCGAGGTGCTACGCACATTCCAGAACCAGATTGCGGCTATCCAGCGAGACGCTGTGTGGTGGCTTCACACTGTCGTCCCCTCCATCAGCAAACTTGCCCCCAAGGATTATGTGCATTG CCTCCACAAGGTGCTCTTCACCGAGCAGCCCGAGACCTACTACAAGTGGGACAACTGGCCTCCTGAGAGTGACCGCAA TTTCTTCCTGCGCCTCTGTTCAGAGGTTCCCATCCTGGAGGACACCCTGATGCGGATCCTGGTCATTGGACTGTCTCGAGAGCTGCCGCTTGGccctgcagatgccatggaaCTGGCTGACCACCTTGTGAAGCGAGCTGCGGCCGTGCAGGCTGATG ATGTGGAAGTTCTGAAGGTGGAGCGGATCCAGCTGATAGATGCGGTACTGAACCTGTGCACCTACCACCATCCTGAGAACATCCAGCTGCCCCCGGG gtatCAACCCCCAAACCTTGCCATCTCTACCCTCTACTGGAAGGCCTGGCCCCTACTGCTGGTCGTGGCCGCCTTCAACCCAGAGAACATTG GTCTGGCTGCGTGGGAGGAGTATCCCACCCTGAAGATGCTCATGGAGATGGTGATGACCAA TAACTACTCCTACCCACCGTGCACGCTGACGGACGAGGAGACAAGGACGGAGATGATCAACCGTGAGCTGCAAATCTCTCAGCGAGAGAAGCAGGAGATCCTGGCCTTTGAGGGTCACTTGGCCGCCGCCTCCACTAAGCAGACCATCACCGAGAGCAGCAGCCTCCTCCTGTCCCAGCTAACCAGCCTGGACCCCCA AGGCCCTCCCCGGAGACCACCTCCTCACATCCTGGACCAGGTGAAGGCCCTCAACCAATCCCTGCGCCTTGGGCACCTGTTATGTCGCAGCCGTAACCCAGACTTTCTCCTGCACATCATCCAGCGCCAG GCCTCCTCCCAGTCCATGCCATGGCTAGCGGATCTGGTGCAGTCCAGTGAAGGCTCTCTGGATGTGCTGCCGGTGCAGTGCCTGTGCGAATTCCTACTGCACGATGCAGCTGACGCCACTGCCTCAGGGGAGGAGGATGACGAGGGCGAAAGCCGGGAGCAGAAGGCCAAGAAGCGACAG AGGCAACAGAAACAGCGGCAGCTGCTGGGCCGCCTACAGGATCTGCTGCTAGGCCCTAAGGCGGATGAGCAGACCACATGTGAGGTGCTTGACTACTTCCTCCGGCGTCTGGGCTCCTCACAGGTGGCCTCCCGTGTGTTAGCCATGAAG GGCCTGTCACTTGTGCTGTCAGAGGGTGGTCTTCGTgacaaggaggagaaagagccCCCCATGGAGGAGGATGTCGGGGAGGCAGACGCTCTACAGGGCTATCAATGGCTACTGCGGGACCTGCCCAGGCTGCCCCTGTTTGACAGCGTGAGGACCACCACTGCCTTGGCTCTCCAGCAG GCCATCCACATGGAAACTGACCCCCAGACCATCAGCGCCTATCTGATCTACCTGTCCCAGCACACACCGGTGGAGGAGCAGGGCCCACACAGTGACCTGGCCCTG GATGTGGCCCGACTGGTCGTGGAACGCTCCACCATCATGGCGCATCTCTTCTCAAAGCCTTCCTGTAGCACTGCCTCCGATGCTGTACTCAGTGCCCTGCTATCCGTGTTTTCCCGCTATGTGCGGCGCATGCGCAAGAGCAAGGAGGGCGAGGAGGTGTACAGCTGG TCGGAGTCTCAGGACCAAGTGTTCTTGCGCTGGACCAGTGGGGAGACAGCCACCATGCACATCCTTGTCGTCCACGCCATGGTCATCCTGCTGACACTGGGCCCGCCTCGTT CTGGCGACAGTGAGTTCAGTGAGTTGCTGGACATCTGGTTTCCAGAGAAGAAGCCGCTGCCCACAGCCTTCCTGGTGGACACTTCTGAGGAGGCTCTGCTGCTGCCCGACTGGCTGAAGCTGCGCATGATCCGCTCTGAGGTCCCTCGGCTGGTGGATGCTG CCCTGCAGGACCTGGAGCCCCAGCAGCTGCTGCTCTTCGTGCAGTCCTTTGGTATCCCCGTGTCCAGCATGAGCAAGCTGCTGCAGTACCTGGACCAGGCGGTAGCCCAGGATCCCCAGACCCTGGAGCAGAACATCATGGACAAGA ATTACATGGCTCACCTGGTGGAGGTCCAGCACGAGAGAGGTGCTTCTGGAGGCCAGACCTTCCACTCGCTACTCACGGCCTCCCTGCCACCCCGACGAG ACAGCACAGAGGCTCCTAAGCCAGAAAGCAGCCCTGAGCCCCCACCAGGCCAGGGCAGGACTCGGGCAGGGACGCAGGTTCCAGTGCTCGGCCCTGAGGACGACTTGGCTGGCATCTTCCTACAG ATCTTCCCACTGAGCCCGGATCCACGGTGGCAGAGCTCCAGTCCGCGCCCCCTTGCCCTGGCACTGCAGCAAGCCCTGGGCCAAGAGTTGGCTCGTGTCCGCCAGGGCAACCCCGAGGTGCCCGGCATCACAGTTCGCCTTCTGCAGGCCATGGCCACCCTGCTGAGCTCCCCGCACGGGGGTACCCTTGCTCTGGCTATGCACCACAGCCACTTCCTATCCTGCCCGCTGATGCGCCAGCTCTGCCAGTACCAG cgtGCTGTCCCGCAGGACACTGGCTTCTCCTCACTCTTCCTTAAAGTGCTCATGCAGATTCTACAGTGGTTGGACAGCCCTGCTGTGGAGGATGGGCCCTTGCAGGCCCAACTCAAGTTATTTGCTACCCGCTATTCAGCAAGACGCAGGATCAGTGACG TGCGCAGTGGGCTCCTGCACCTGGCCGAGGCCTTAAGCTTCCACCGTGATCTGGAGGTGGCCAACTCCACCGCACGGGCTGTCATCGCCACCCTGAGGTCTGGGGAGAAGTGTACTGTGGAGCCTGAGCTCATCAGCAAAG tcctccgGGGCCTCATCGAGGTGCGCTCCCCGCACTTTGAAGAGCTGCTGACAGCGCTCTTCTCAGCCACCGCAGAGACCTGCCCCAGCCCAGCCTCGGGGCCCATTGTGGTGGTGAGCTCCTTGCTGCTGCAGGAGAGAGATGAGCCTCTGGGCCCGAGCACGCAGGATGCGGAGGGTGCCAG CACGGAGGCCATGCGCCTGGGACCAGCATCTGGGCTGCTTGTGGACTGGCTGGAGACGCTGGACCCTGAGGTGGTCTGTAGTTGCCCCGACCTTCAGTGGAAGCTGCTCTTTTCACGGAGAAAG GGCAAAGGCCACATAAGTGCCCAGGTGCTGTCCTTCCGCCCCTACCTCCTGGCCCTCCTCACACACCAGGCCAGCTGGTCCACGCTGCACCGCTGCACCCGTGTCCTGCTAAGCAAGAGCCGTGAGCAGAG GCTCGACCCCTCAGCCTCCCTGGACTTCCTCTGGGCCTGCATCCATGTTCCCCGGATCTGGCAGGGCCGGGACCAGCGCACTCCACAG AAGCGACGGGAGGAGCTGGTGCTCCACGTCCAGGGCCCAGAGCTGCTCAGCCTGGTGGAGCTTATCCTGTCCGAGGCAGAGACCAGGAGCCAGGATGGGGACAGTGCTGCACGCACCCTCATCCAGACCCGGCTGCCCCTGCTGCTTAGCTGCTGCCGTAGCAACGATGAGAGCATTGGAAAAGTGACCGAGCACCTGACCAGCTGCATCCAGCAATGGGGGGACAG cGTGCTAGGCCAGCGCTGCCGAGACCTGCTGTTACAACTGTACTTACAGCGGCCAGAGGTCCGGGTGCCAGTGCCTGAGGTCCTGCTGCAAAGCGAAGGtgccaccagcagcagcatctgcAAG CTGGACGGGCTCATCCATCGTTTCATCACGCTCCTGGCAGACACCAATGACTCCAGGTCTTCTGAGAGCAGAGTGGCGGATGCCAACATGGCCTGTCGGAAGCTGGCTGTGGCCCACCCCATCCTGCTGCTGAG GCACCTGCCCATGATCGCAGCCCTCCTGCATGGCCGCACACATCTGAACTTCCAGGAGTTCCGGCAGCAGAACCACCTAGCCTTCTATCTACACGTGCTGGGCATCTTGGAGCTGCTGCAGCCACGAGTCTTCCAGAGCGAACACCAGGGGGCACTCTGGGACTGCCTGCGGTCCTTTATCCGCCTGCTCCTG AACTACCGAAAGTCTTCCCGCCAACTGGCCCCCTTCATCAGCAAATTTGTTCAGTTCATCCACAAGTATGTGGCCTGCAGCGCACCAGCAGCCGTGGCCTTCCTGCAGAAGCACGCAGAGCCCCTCCA TGACCTGTCCTTTGACAACAGTGACCTGGTGATGCTGAAGTCTTTACTAGCAGGGCTCAGTCTGCCCAGCCGGGATGGGAGAGCTGACCAAGGTCTGGATGAGGAAGGTGAAG ATGAGCGTTCAGCTGGCTCCCTACCCCTGGTCAGtgtctccctctccaccccactgACTGTAGCTGATGTGGCTCCCCACATGAAGAGGCTGTCCCGGGGCCAGGCTGTTGAGG ATGTGCTCGAGACCCTGAGTGACATAGATGAGATGTCCCGGCGGAGACCTGAGGTCCTGGGCTTCTTCTCG ACCAACTTGCAGCGGCTGATGAGCTCAGCGGAGGAGTCCTGCCGCAACCTGGCCTTCAGCCTAGCACTGCGCTCCATCCAGAACAACCCCAG CATTGCTGCTGACTTTCTGCCCACCTTCATGTACTGCCTGGGCAGCCGAGATTTCGAGGTGGTACAGACGGCCCTCAGGAACCTGCCAGAGTACACCCTGCTCTGCCAAG AGCACGCGGCCGTGCTGCTGCACCGGGCCTTCCTCGTGGGCATGTACGGCCAGATTGACACCAGCGCCCAGATATCAGAGGCCCTGAAGATTTTACACATGGAGGCTGTGATGTGA